The Phoenix dactylifera cultivar Barhee BC4 chromosome 9, palm_55x_up_171113_PBpolish2nd_filt_p, whole genome shotgun sequence genome window below encodes:
- the LOC103710288 gene encoding stellacyanin-like — translation MASSLGSYIIVTIIIATINVPAGASNQYKVGDAEGWQLPNENNADLYKIWASKITFHVGDSIVFKYKNDSVVKVDKRGYYHCNETSRGSMYKDGNTVFLLDKTGFYYFVSGDFDHCRKGQRLMIEVKGQQLPPSMAGPSPSPLPSTAVSWIIPSFRILVALEAFMIVACCPLYGPYLT, via the exons ATGGCTTCATCCTTGGGCTCCTACATTATCGTAACCATCATCATCGCCACCATCAACGTTCCCGCCGGAGCCTCAAATCAATACAAAGTTGGCGACGCCGAGGGCTGGCAGCTGCCCAATGAGAACAACGCAGACTTATACAAGATTTGGGCAAGCAAGATCACGTTTCATGTCGGAGACTCAATTG TGTTCAAGTACAAGAATGATTCTGTTGTTAAAGTGGATAAGAGAGGCTACTACCACTGCAACGAGACCAGTCGGGGTTCGATGTATAAGGATGGAAACACTGTGTTTCTTCTTGATAAGACTGGATTCTACTACTTTGTAAGCGGCGACTTTGACCACTGTAGAAAAGGCCAGAGGCTGATGATCGAAGTGAAGGGCCAGCAGCTGCCACCATCCATGGCCGGCCCTTCACCTTCCCCACTTCCAAGCACGGCGGTCTCATGGATCATTCCATCTTTCCGCATCCTTGTGGCTTTAGAGGCCTTCATGATCGTGGCCTGCTGTCCCTTATATGGACCCTATTTAACCTAG
- the LOC103710245 gene encoding protein phosphatase 1 regulatory inhibitor subunit PPP1R7 homolog, whose translation MEEDGNGWEEGRVEDESQVHCLDLTSFQLHDLGEVEIPESLEELDLTANRLTKLDPRIGLLLHLKKLSLRQNLFDDDGVEPISGWNTISGLHELVLRDNKLRKIPDVSIFKNLLVFDVSFNEISSLNGLSKVSNTLEELYVSKNEVTKMEELEHLHALRILELGSNNLRIMENLQTLTNLQELWLGRNRIRMVNLCGLNCIRKISLQSNRLTCMTGFQECVALEELYLSHNGIQKMEGLATLVNLRVLDISSNKLTAIEDIENLTRLEDLWLNDNQIASLEGLELAVSGSREKLTTIYLEHNPCAGFPNYSTTLKKLFPNLQQIDSDILM comes from the exons ATGGAGGAAGATGGGAACGgatgggaggaagggagggtgGAGGACGAGTCACAGGTCCACTGCCTCGATCTGACGAGCTTCCAGCTTCACGATCTCGGCGAGGTCGAGATCCCGGAGAGCCTCGAAGAGTTGGATCTCACGGCCAATAGGCTCACCAAGTTGGACCCGCGGATTGGTCTCCTCTTGCATCTCAAGAAGCTTTCGTTGCGGCAAAACCTCTTCGACGACGACGGCGTGGAACCCATCTCCGGTTGGAATACCATCTCTGGATTACAT GAGCTGGTACTCAGGGACAACAAGCTCAGAAAAATACCTGATGTTAGCATTTTCAAGAACCTCCTTGTATTTGATGTCTCATTCAATGAGATATCTTCATTGAATGGTTTGTCCAAGGTATCAAACACACTAGAAGAGCTTTATGTTTCAAAGAATGAAGTAACCAAGATGGAGGAACTTGAGCATTTGCATGCACTGCGAATTCTTGAACTTGGTTCAAACAACTTACGG ATAATGGAGAACTTGCAGACATTGACAAATTTGCAAGAGTTGTGGCTCGGAAGAAATCGTATCCGCATGGTGAACTTGTGCGGACTGAACTGTATCAGAAAAATTAGTTTGCAGAGCAACCGATTGACGTGCATGACAGGGTTTCAA GAATGTGTAGCACTAGAAGAACTGTATCTGAGCCACAATGGTATTCAGAAAATGGAAGGTTTAGCTACCTTAGTAAATCTGCGTGTCTTAGACATTTCATCAAATAAACTTACTGCTATCGAGGATATTGAGAACTTGACAAG GTTAGAAGACTTATGGCTTAACGACAACCAAATAGCATCATTGGAGGGCTTAGAATTAGCTGTATCGGGTTCAAGGGAGAAGCTTACAACCATATATCTGGAGCATAATCCTTGT GCTGGCTTTCCAAATTACTCTACTACTTTGAAGAAGCTTTTTCCAAATCTTCAGCAAATTGATTCAGATATATTAATGTGA
- the LOC103710244 gene encoding uncharacterized protein LOC103710244 isoform X2, which translates to MERFGCTIEMEPRTLSEGELNDAREAAVAIIQSKEPKEALSIFTQGKSLTGAVKGPGEEVERQGHGIEEGTGLAKKSWNLPCGPDSSEEFPDGTKLREPLSSPF; encoded by the exons ATGGAGCGGTTTGGCTGCACGATTGAAATGGAGCCCAGAACCCTGAGTGAAGGAGAACTGAACGATGCACGG GAAGCAGCAGTGGCCATAATACAAAGTAAGGAGCCCAAGGAAGCATTGAGTATCTTCACCCAG GGAAAGAGTTTGACTGGAGCCGTAAAAGGACCGGGTGAAGAGGTTGAGAGGCAGGGTCATGGTATTGAAGAAGGAACTGGACTTGCTAAAAAATCTTGGAATCTTCCATGCGGTCCTGATAGCTCTGAAGAATTCCCTGATGGAACCAAATTGAGGGAGCCTCTCTCATCTCCATTTTGA
- the LOC103710244 gene encoding uncharacterized protein LOC103710244 isoform X1 has product MERFGCTIEMEPRTLSEGELNDARAMQEAAVAIIQSKEPKEALSIFTQGKSLTGAVKGPGEEVERQGHGIEEGTGLAKKSWNLPCGPDSSEEFPDGTKLREPLSSPF; this is encoded by the exons ATGGAGCGGTTTGGCTGCACGATTGAAATGGAGCCCAGAACCCTGAGTGAAGGAGAACTGAACGATGCACGG GCTATGCAGGAAGCAGCAGTGGCCATAATACAAAGTAAGGAGCCCAAGGAAGCATTGAGTATCTTCACCCAG GGAAAGAGTTTGACTGGAGCCGTAAAAGGACCGGGTGAAGAGGTTGAGAGGCAGGGTCATGGTATTGAAGAAGGAACTGGACTTGCTAAAAAATCTTGGAATCTTCCATGCGGTCCTGATAGCTCTGAAGAATTCCCTGATGGAACCAAATTGAGGGAGCCTCTCTCATCTCCATTTTGA
- the LOC103710286 gene encoding mitogen-activated protein kinase kinase kinase 1 yields MESVGSNSPRSSTRATNVGSRYNPAQHVADRIIRALRHRLRLLHRNDTSFFILGATGNVYTVTLATTASCTCPDRTVPCKHILFVLLRVLRLSFDDACIWRRTLRPWQLARLLGTPTAPDVLAGSRTRERFHRLFSGNGEIDRTRAREDDGAVCPICLEGMGGGGRLVTCGTCGNSLHGECLLGWRRSRGRSAASCVVCRARWRERGEQERYVNLAGYVSEEDEGGGGGLYAG; encoded by the coding sequence ATGGAGTCCGTTGGCTCCAATTCCCCACGGTCCAGCACCCGGGCCACCAACGTCGGCTCCCGATACAACCCGGCCCAGCATGTAGCCGACCGGATCATCCGAGCGCTCCGCCACCGGCTCCGCCTCCTCCACCGCAACGACACCAGCTTCTTCATCTTGGGGGCCACCGGTAACGTCTACACTGTTACCCTCGCCACCACCGCCTCATGCACCTGCCCCGACCGCACCGTCCCTTGCAAGCACATCCTCTTCGTTCTCCTCCGCGTTCTCCGTCTGTCCTTCGACGATGCCTGCATCTGGAGGCGGACCTTGCGGCCATGGCAGCTAGCTCGCCTTCTGGGCACACCCACAGCCCCCGACGTCCTTGCCGGATCCCGGACCCGTGAGAGGTTCCACCGGCTCTTCTCAGGCAACGGCGAAATCGATCGAACAAGGGCGAGGGAGGATGACGGCGCTGTTTGTCCCATTTGTTTGGAGGGGATGGGGGGAGGAGGGAGGCTGGTCACGTGCGGCACCTGCGGGAACTCGTTGCATGGGGAGTGCCTtctgggttggaggaggagccGAGGGAGGAGCGCGGCCAGCTGCGTCGTGTGCAGGGCCCGGTGGAGGGAGAGGGGGGAGCAGGAGCGATACGTCAATCTGGCGGGGTACGTTAGCGAGGAGGACgaaggtggcggcggcggcttgTACGCAGGTTAA